In a genomic window of Caloenas nicobarica isolate bCalNic1 chromosome 1, bCalNic1.hap1, whole genome shotgun sequence:
- the TCF20 gene encoding transcription factor 20 isoform X2, producing MQSFREQSSYHGNQQSYPQDVQGSSRLEEFSPRQQAQMFQSFGGGAGSGRRGAAGASTAMPGESSGHQSYQGFRKEAGEFYYMAANKDPVASGGQQPPQRRPSGPVQSYGPPQGSSFGSQYGSEGHVGQFQTQHSTLGGVSHYQQDYTGPFSPGSAQYQQQASSQQQQVQQLRQQIYQSHQPLPQASSQSASSTSHLQPMQRPSTLPSSASGYQLRVGQFSQHYQPPSSSSSSFPSPQRFGQSGQNYDGSYSVNSGSQYEGHAVGSNAQAYGTQSNYSFQTQPMKSFEQSKLPQSGQQGQQQQHPPQHVMQYSNAATKLSLQSQVGQYSQTEVPVRSPMQFHQNFSPISNPSPAASVVQSPSCSSTPSPLMPGGENLQCGQGNMSMGSRNRILQMMPQLSPTPSMMPSPNAHAGGFKGFGLEGLQEKRLTDPGLSSLSALSSQVANLPNTVQHMLLSDALAPQKKSSKRSSSSKKADSCTNSEGSSQAEEQLKSPMAESLDGGCSSSSEDHGERVRQLSGQSTSSDTTYKGGNIERSNSSPAQGSQNEPSKLSSSPAARDDVASPDGKEAVVAVENAPKVNEKAVGVIVSREAMTGRVEKSGGQDKPAQDDATAATQAPASASGTKEAGHAGTQPETQGGSKGSKSGDNTNHNGEGNSQPGHAVVGPNFPARTEPSKSPGSLRYSYKDNIAAGIQRNIGGFPQYPSGQEKGDFPGHSERKGRNEKFPSLLQEVLQGYHHHPDRRYSRNAQEHSGMAGSLEGAMRPNILISQTNELTNRGLLNKSMGSLLEGPHWGPWDRKSSSAAPDMKQINLADYPIARKFDVESQSSAHEGGALSERRSVICDISPLRQLVRDPGPHPMGHMGPEARSGRSERLAPGLSQSVILPGGLVSMETKMKAHSGQIKEEDFEQSKSSASLNNKKTGDHCHPAGIKHESFRGNASPGAAVSDAAPDYIPQQDSRSTPMRRAPGRTGSSRGKSPSQFQDLADKLKMSPGRSRGPGADLHHMNPHMTLSERVNRGSLHSAYPQNSEGPSLASAYHTNARSHAFGDPNQSLNSQYHYKRQIYQQQQEEYKDWASSTAQGVIAAAQHRQEGPRKSPRQQQFLERVRSPLKNDKDGIMYLQGSSYHDTGSQEAGRCVMGGDSTQGKCTELKHGNQKLQHHESGWDLSRQTSPAKSSGPLGAANQKRFCPQESDGHRREESTDLPKPSNAMIRLPGQEDQSPQNPLIMRRRVRSFISPIPTKRQPQDMKNSGSEDKGRLMTSAKEGAEKTYNSYAHSSQSQDVGKSVAKGDSFKDLPSPDNRNCPAVSLTSPAKTKILPPRKGRGLKLEAIVQKITSPNIRRSVPTNSAETGADTVTLDDILSLKSGPEGGNVAGHGPEAEKRKGEMSDQVGPASQDTAGEITLPRSSEEWQNSEDDKTKKEVPEAASVGKEGAGSSAAPPPSQKSSGQGRPDGSVSGAGTLTFSDSKTISPSSVFTSEPNPKSEEKDGDVTNISPKPDGFPPKGYFPSGKKKGRPIGSVNKQKKQQQQQQQQQLPPPPPPPPAPSQASEGVGGGEPKPKRQRRERRKPAAQPRKRKPRRAAPIVEPQEPEIKLKYATQSVDKTDSKNKSFFPYIHVVNKCELGAVCTIINAEEEEQNKLVRGRKGQRSSTPPPSNAESKVLPTSTFMLQGPVVTESSVLGHLVCCLCGKWASYRNMGDLFGPFYPQDYAATLPKNPPPKRATEMQSKVKVRHKSASNGSKTDTEEEEEQQQQKEQRSLAAHPRFKRRHRSEDCSGASRSLSRGASCKKATTEGGSGAEKTPLDSKPSMPTSEGGTELELQIPELPLDSNEFWVHEGCILWANGIYLVCGRLYGLQEAVEIAREMKCSHCQEPGATLGCYNKGCSFRYHYPCAIDADCLLNEENFSVRCPKHKVRLLR from the coding sequence ATGCAGTCCTTTCGGGAGCAAAGTAGTTACCACGGAAACCAGCAGAGCTACCCACAGGACGTGCAGGGTTCCTCCCGACTGGAAGAGTTCAGCCCCCGCCAGCAGGCCCAGATGTTCCAGAGCTTTGGAGGAGGTGCTGGCAGTGGACGTCgtggagcagcaggagcctcTACAGCAATGCCTGGTGAGAGCTCTGGCCATCAGAGCTACCAAGGTTTCAGAAAAGAAGCAGGAGAGTTTTACTATATGGCTGCCAACAAAGATCCAGTGGCGTCAGGAGGGCAGCAGCCACCTCAGCGCAGGCCTTCTGGACCAGTGCAAAGCTATGGGCCCCCTCAAGGGAGTAGCTTTGGGAGTCAGTATGGGAGTGAGGGACATGTGGGCCAGTTTCAAACACAGCATTCGACCCTTGGGGGTGTATCCCACTATCAACAGGATTACACTGGTCCTTTTTCTCCAGGGAGTGCCCAGTATCAGCAGCAGGCTTctagccagcagcagcaggtgcagcAGCTGAGACAGCAGATCTATCAGTCTCATCAGCCTTTACCCCAGGCTTCCAGCCAGTCTGCTTCTAGCACCTCACACTTGCAGCCAATGCAGCGTCCATCcaccctgccttcctctgcttctggGTACCAGTTACGAGTGGGTCAGTTCAGCCAACACTATCAGCCGCcttcgtcctcctcctcctctttcccctccccacagcGTTTTGGCCAGTCAGGACAGAATTACGATGGAAGCTACAGTGTGAATTCTGGGTCGCAGTATGAAGGCCACGCTGTGGGTTCCAACGCACAGGCATATGGGACCCAGTCAAACTACAGCTTTCAGACTCAACCGATGAAAAGCTTTGAGCAGTCTAAGCTGCCCCAAAGCgggcagcaggggcagcagcaacagcaccCACCTCAGCACGTAATGCAGTATTCAAATGCTGCCACCAAGCTCTCTCTTCAAAGTCAAGTGGGGCAGTACAGTCAGACTGAAGTTCCTGTAAGGTCACCAATGCAGTTCCACCAAAACTTCAGTCCAATTTCTAATCCATCTCCTGCTGCATCTGTGGTTCAGTCTCCAAGCTGCAGCTCTACCCCTTCTCCACTCATGCCAGGTGGAGAGAATCTCCAGTGTGGGCAAGGCAACATGTCCATGGGTTCTAGAAACAGAATCCTGCAGATGATGCCTCAGCTTAGTCCTACACCATCTATGATGCCAAGTCCCAATGCTCATGCAGGAGGATTCAAGGGATTTGGGCTGGAAGGACTGCAGGAAAAAAGGCTCACAGATCCAGGGCTGAGCAGCCTGAGTGCTCTAAGTTCTCAAGTTGCCAACCTGCCCAACACAGTCCAGCACATGTTGCTCTCAGATGCCTTGGcacctcagaaaaaaagttccAAAAGGTCATCATCTTCAAAGAAGGCCGACAGCTGCACCAACTCAGAAGGCTCCTCTCAGGCAGAGGAGCAACTTAAGTCTCCCATGGCAGAGTCCCTTGATGGTGGCTGTTCCAGTAGTTCAGAGGATCATGGGGAAAGGGTGAGACAGCTGAGTGGCCAGAGCACCAGCTCAGACACCACTTACAAAGGGGGTAACATAGAGAGGTCCAACTCCTCACCAGCGCAAGGCTCTCAGAATGAGCCATCAAAactcagcagcagccctgcagctaGGGACGATGTGGCCTCCCCTGATGGGAAGGAAGCTGTGGTGGCTGTGGAAAATGCCCCAAAAGTGAATGAAAAGGCAGTTGGGGTGATTGTCTCCCGGGAAGCCATGACAGGAAGAGTAGAAAAGTCAGGTGGGCAAGATAAACCTGCACAAGATGATGCTACTGCAGCCACTCAGGCACCAGCCAGTGCTAGTGGAACAAAAGAAGCTGGGCATGCAGGGACACAGCCAGAGACTCAAGGAGGAAGTAAAGGGAGCAAAAGTGGAGATAACACTAACCATAATGGAGAAGGGAACAGCCAGCCTGGTCATGCAGTTGTTGGGCCAAATTTTCCTGCGAGGACAGAACCTTCCAAATCTCCTGGCAGTTTAAGGTACAGTTACAAGGATAATATAGCAGCTGGTATACAGAGAAATATTGGTGGCTTTCCACAGTATCCTTCTGGTCAAGAAAAAGGGGATTTTCCAGGGCATAGTGAGCGCAAAGGCCGGAATGAGAAGTTTCCCAGCCTCCTACAGGAGGTTTTACAGGGGTACCACCATCATCCAGACAGGAGGTATTCTAGGAATGCACAGGAGCATTCTGGGATGGCTGGGAGTTTGGAGGGAGCCATGAGGCCCAATATCTTAATTAGTCAAACCAATGAATTGACCAATAGAGGCCTCTTAAATAAAAGCATGGGGTCTCTCCTGGAAGGCCCTCACTGGGGTCCCTGGGATAGGAAGTCCAGCAGTGCAGCTCCTGACATGAAGCAGATAAATCTAGCTGATTACCCTATTGCTAGAAAGTTTGATGTGGAGTCTCAGTCTTCTGCCCATGAAGGGGGAGCGCTCTCAGAGAGGAGATCAGTGATCTGTGACATATCTCCATTAAGGCAACTTGTCAGAGATCCTGGCCCTCACCCAATGGGGCACATGGGTCCTGAGGCCAGAAGTGGAAGGAGTGAACGTCTTGCCCCTGGCTTGAGCCAGTCAGTAATACTCCCTGGTGGTTTAGTATCCATGGAAACAAAGATGAAAGCTCACAGTGGGCAAATAAAAGAAGAAGACTTTGAACAGTCAAAGAGCTCAGCTAGTctcaataataaaaaaacaggAGACCATTGTCATCCTGCTGGCATCAAGCACGAATCTTTCCGAGGCAACgccagccctggagctgcagtcTCGGATGCTGCTCCAGACTACATTCCCCAGCAGGACAGCAGATCGACACCAATGAGACGAGCACCTGGCAGAACTGGAAGCAGCAGGGGTAAATCACCTTCTCAATTTCAGGATCTTGCTGATAAGCTGAAAATGTCACCAGGCAGGAGTAGAGGCCCAGGAGCAGATCTGCATCACATGAACCCACACATGACACTATCTGAAAGAGTTAATAGGGGTTCCTTGCATTCTGCCTACCCTCAGAATTCAGAAGGCCCATCTTTGGCTTCAGCATATCACACAAATGCTAGGTCTCATGCTTTTGGTGACCCTAACCAGAGTTTAAATTCCCAGTATCATTACAAGAGACAGATATACCAGCAACAGCAAGAAGAATACAAAGATTGggcaagcagcactgctcagggTGTGattgctgcagctcagcacaggCAGGAAGGACCAAGGAAGAGCCCAAGACAACAGCAGTTTCTGGAAAGAGTAAGAAGTCCCTTAAAAAATGACAAGGATGGAATTATGTACCTTCAAGGTAGCTCTTACCATGATACTGGAAGCCAGGAAGCTGGGCGCTGCGTTATGGGGGGTGACAGTACCCAGGGCAAATGCACCGAACTGAAACACGGCAACCAGAAGTTGCAGCATCATGAATCTGGTTGGGACCTCTCTCGGCAAACTTCTCCTGCCAAAAGCAGTGGCCCTCTTGGAGCAGCCAACCAAAAACGATTTTGCCCTCAAGAAAGCGATGGGCATCGACGAGAGGAATCTACAGATTTGCCCAAGCCTAGTAATGCCATGATCAGGCTCCCTGGCCAGGAAGACCAGTCTCCTCAAAACCCATTAATTATGAGGAGGAGAGTCCGTTCTTTCATCTCGCCTATCCCTACCAAAAGACAGCCACAGGATATGAAGAACAGTGGCAGTGAAGATAAAGGGCGACTGATGACTTCAGCGAAAGAAGGAGCTGAAAAAACATACAACTCCTATGCCCATTCATCTCAAAGCCAAGATGTTGGCAAGTCAGTTGCAAAGGGAGATTCCTTCAAGGACCTGCCGAGTCCTGATAATAGGAATTGTCCTGCTGTTTCCCTCACAAGCCCGGCTAAGACCAAAATATTGCCCCCAAGAAAGGGGCGAGGATTAAAACTGGAAGCTATTGTTCAAAAAATTACATCTCCCAATATTAGGAGAAGTGTTCCTACCAACAGTGCTGAAACTGGTGCAGATACTGTTACTCTTGATGACATCTTGTCCCTTAAGAGTGGACCTGAAGGAGGAAATGTGGCTGGACATGGACCAGAGGctgagaagagaaaaggagagatgtCAGATCAAGTGGGGCCAGCAAGCCAGGATACAGCTGGTGAAATAACTCTTCCAAGATCTTCAGAAGAGTGGCAAAACAGTGAGGATGATAAAACCAAGAAAGAGGTCCCTGAAGCTGCCAGTGTCGGTAAAGAAGGAGCAGGATCCAGTGCAGCACCACCACCTTCTCAGAAGTCAAGTGGTCAGGGAAGGCCTGATGGATCTGTAAGTGGAGCTGGAACTCTGACCTTTTCCGACTCAAAAACAATTTCTCCTTCCAGTGTGTTTACTTCTGAACCAAATCCAAAGTCTGAGGAAAAAGATGGAGATGTGACAAACATTTCACCCAAGCCAGATGGTTTCCCTCCAAAGGGATATTTTccctctggaaagaaaaaggggaggCCAATTGGGAGTGTGAACAAGCAGaagaagcagcaacagcagcagcaacagcagcaactgccaccacccccaccacccccaccaGCACCTTCACAGGCTTCAGAAGGGGTAGGTGGTGGTGAGCCAAAACCGAAGAGGCAAAGGAGGGAGAGGCGAAAACCGGCAGCACAGCCACGGAAGCGGAAGCCCAGACGGGCTGCTCCAATTGTGGAGCCTCAAGAACCAGAGATCAAGCTTAAATATGCTACCCAGTCTGTAGATAAAACTGACTCCAAGAATAAGTCCTTTTTCCCTTATATTCATGTGGTAAACAAGTGTGAATTAGGCGCTGTGTGCACAATCATTAACgcggaggaagaggagcagaacAAATTGGTGAGGGGTCGGAAAGGACAGAGGTCTTCGACACCCCCTCCTAGCAATGCGGAGAGCAAAGTGCTGCCAACCTCAACTTTCATGCTGCAGGGCCCTGTAGTAACAGAGTCTTCTGTCTTGGGGCATCTGGTTTGCTGCCTGTGTGGCAAATGGGCAAGCTATCGTAACATGGGTGACCTCTTTGGTCCTTTCTACCCCCAGGATTACGCAGCCACTTTGCCCAAGAACCCACCTCCAAAGAGGGCCACGGAAATGCAGAGCAAAGTCAAGGTACGGCACAAAAGTGCTTCTAATGGTTCCAAGACAGATacggaagaggaggaggaacagcaacaacagaagGAACAAAGAAGCCTCGCTGCTCATCCCCGCTTTAAGAGGCGGCACCGCTCTGAGGACTGTAGTGGAGCCTCTCGGTCACTTTCAAGGGGAGCTTCGTGTAAAAAAGCAACCACTGAGGGTGGCAGTGGTGCTGAAAAGACTCCTTTGGACTCAAAACCCTCTATGCCCACTTCAGAAGGTGGCACTGAGCTGGAGTTACAAATTCCTGAACTACCTCTTGACAGCAATGAATTTTGGGTCCATGAGGGTTGTATTCTCTGGGCCAATGGGATCTACCTGGTCTGTGGCAGGCTCTATGGGCTGCAGGAAGCTGTGGAGATTGCAAGAGAGATG